GTGATGAGTTGTTGAGGCTGTTAGCCGAGTGGGTGGAGCTCTTGCAACCCAGTAGGGTTGATTGGAAGAGCCTGCTTGACGGATTGAAACAGCAGAATCCACCCTTGTACTACAAGGTGTGTGTCAGTGGTTTAAtatagttatcttattttacgAAACCATCATTATAGTACATTTATTTTCTGAAGTGAATTATTTAAGTTATGATGGGATGAGGTGGTACTTATTTTGATgttggattaattttttttcaaatcgtGTATTTCCAGGTGGCGGAAATTGTATTGACTGAAGATTCTTTCCAAACAACTATATCTGACTACTGTAGGCTTATTGATGCCTATGCTAAAGAGAATCGGTTTGAagatgttgagaggatggtaaAGAAGATGAACGAAAAAGGTATGGTACCAGATGCCTCAGCAGCAACCGAATTGCTCCACATGTACTGCAAGGCGGGAAATCTTGAGCGCGCAAAACAAGCATTTGAAATCTTGAAGGCCCAAGGCTTCCAGCCAAACGTAAAAGTCTACACCGCACTGATCATGGCCTATGTAAATTCCAACGATCCTGCAAAGGGTGAATATCTTCTTAGAGAGATGGATACAAAAGATGTTAAACCAACTAAGGAAATATACATGGCACTGCTGCGAGCATTTTCTAAACGCGGTGAAGTTACTGGAGCTGAACGGATTTCTACAATGATGCAGTTTGCAGGATTCCAGCAGACTAAGGAGACATGCACATTACTTGTTGAGGCACATGCAAATGCAGGTAACCCAGATGCGGCTAGAAGGAACTTTGATTACATGAAAAACTTGGGGCATAAGCCTGATGATAGGTGCACTGCTAGCATGATTGTGGCTTATGAGAAGAAAAACTTATTGGACAAAGCATTAGAACTTCTTTTGAAGCTCGAGAAGGATGGGTTTGTGCCTGGGGTTGCAACTTACTCTGTTCTGGTAGATTGGATGAGTAGGTTGCTGCTCGTTGATGAGGCCGAACATCTTTTAGGCAAAATTGCTCAGCAAGGCGAGGCTCCTCCGTTTAAGGTTCAAGTGAGTCTCTGTGATATGTATGCGAGGGCAGGAAATGAGAAAAAGGCCCTTCAAGCTCTTGGTGCTGTCGAAGCTAGGAAGGATGAATTGGAACATGCTGATTTCGAGAGAATAATCCAGAGCCTTCTTGCTGGCGGGTTTGAGCAGGATGCACGAAGAATGTGTGGCATCATGGAGGCGCAGGGTTTCGCTCTATCGGAATCCCTTCGGATGGCCCTTTTGAAACCTAGCCGCAAATTCCCAAAGTTTAGATAGTTTAGGACTGGTTTTGGAGTTATGAGAAGAGCCATTTTTATCTGACCAACAAATGCAGCCTGTCTTATAAAGGAAGCCATGGTCTTTTGGATTGACCATAGCAATAAAGCATTGAGTTTTTGCTTCGTCAGCTTCTCATTTTTGTATTATGTTTTTGAATTCTCCCCTTGTAACATGTCTGCAAGATGTTCAGATTAGTGATTTACTTCActcatttttcttattcttttgaacTTGGCCTTTCACTTTTGTACAATATAATTCAATTTTCTATAGCCTATTGATTATGTATACATAcggaattaaaattaacttgtAATAAAACGACATAAGAagtcatttaaaaaataaaaaatgcttgAAAATGAAGTTATTATGTTTCAATACAAAAAAGCTTAGTATCTTCATATTTGTTTACCTGTCCTATGAGGTTTgcgaaattcgaatggtgtgtgTATCTTGTATCTAAGGTAGCGTTTATAATACTTGTTTAAAAAGTGTTTGGAAGCAGAGACATGGATACTGTCTGGACACGgagttttttataaattttgttttccattttttcttggatattttttattattccactattacccttcttatttttcatattcctgctctttctctatctttttctttttcagataTTCTCTCCTTTCTGTAGAAACTTTTATTGGGGtagataattctttttttatcgTTTTTACTTTAATACCATTTTAActttgtattatattatttaatttgtaataaaaataataacaaaaataattaatcttaaaatttttgaaaaataaatattatcaaaagtaaaattgatcttttaaaatactaaaaaataatttataagtcgtaattgattttatataatttaaaaaaattaattttttgaaaaggaaaattaatttttagatagaaaaaattaattttctaaataaaaatagatttttatgtgcaaaaactaatttttttcatataaaaatggattcttttttaaaattgattttttatttaaaattaattttttttaagttctgTCTGTACTcctatgtatttttattttttattaaattaatttgtatttgatgtaaaaaatttagaatcacaggactattttaattattttatataatacttTAGTCTTGTCCATGTGTATTCAAACATTTGCTAAGGGTATATGTGAAGAATGgcactttttctttactttttgtaTGGAATTGCTGTACCTCATGAGTGTGAACCAACCTTAGAATAGTAAATAAATgcaaagtaaaaaaaagaaaagagttcCATATTCTTATGATTTCTAAATGTGAATTTCGTTTTTAGATACCATTGAAATAAATTAGTCCTAAAGACATGGATGATTGACACAAGTATCAGGAACCATATAAGCTTCTATCAGGCAAAGCATATATACTGGGGATTCCTTTTGTTAGGGATAAGAAATTTTATTTCCTCTAGCATAGTGTGTTTTAAGCTATGAACAGGGACATTTTATTGAATCGTCGTATTCGTATTCGCGTGTTAAATATATTTTGGACACACTAAAATATTATCACATATTGACATATTTAACTTTATTGTtgacttatattttttaaataaatttaaaaatagtatatgTTATTATCTTAAATGCTTTGTATAATTAAACAAGACattaaaaatacttaaaaattaaGAATCCCTGTCATTGGATTCCATCGCCGCTTCTGCATTAAAGCTTCTTCAGAAATGCTGCGATCCCACATTGAAGTGTTATTTCCTATTTTAAATTAAGTATTATTATTGTACTCTTTGAGTACGTTTGGGAGAACTTCAATTTTGTTTGCACTAGCCTAATAGTTAGGACTTTTTTTTGCAATTCtattctaataaataaaattctttgtctttgaaaaaaaatacttaaaaattatACTCTacattaatatcaataaaatattaagatattattataatttatcaaaaaaatgttttatatttaatcaaaaatattatttgcatactaaaattagtcactaaaataagctaatatttttatgtgtattttaCACTGATagctaattttgatatacatCTAATATGActgttttatatgtatattatatctCTACGattcacaaaaaattaaaattagtatatTCACGTATTCCATATCATGTCCTATGTCAACGTCAATGTCCTTAAAACATTAGTCTAACCAAGGTAAGAACAATGTCAACTTTTTAAATGGAATCAATAAGAAAGTgctcccaaaaaaaaaagcaaaaagaaactGTGAGCACAAGTAATAAGGAGTCCCATAATTCATGTAAGGTATAACTTGTATCcttagtttatatatatacactcaAATAAATGTGATCCCATATTAAAGtgttatttcttattttaaattaagtaTTATTATTGTACTCTTTTGAGTACGTTTGGGAGAACCCAATTCTGTTTGCACTAGCCTAATAGTTTGACTTTTTTTGCAATTCTATTCTAATGAATAAAATTCTttgtctttgaaaaaaaatacttaaaaattatACTCTacattaatatcaataaaatattaagatattattataatttatcaaaaaaaatattttatatttaatcaaaaatattatttgcatactaaaattagtcactaaaataAGTTAGTATTCTCATgtgtattttatactgataattaattttgatatacaccTAATATGActgttttatatgtatattatatctCTACGattcacaaaaaattaaaattagtgtattCACGTATTCCATATCATGTCCTATGTCAACGTCAATGTCCTTAAAACATTAGTCTAACCAAAGAAAGAACAATGTCAACTTTTTAAATGGAATCAATAAGAAAATGCtccaaaaagaagcaaaaagaaacTGTGAGCACAAGTAATAAAGAGTCCCATAATTCATGTAAGGTATAACTTGTATCcttagtttatatatatacactcaAATAAATGCATGACTGCAATTTGCAGCATTGCATTCAAAGACAAACACGAGCAAAAAAAATTCATCATTCTTTTGTGTCATCTGATTTTAAATTAACTATCATCCATGACTCTTAAAAGGCAATCCTTTCGGCTAAGGATTCCGTGGCCGTTTGCGCCTATCGGCGGGCCGAGTACTGAACGGCCACGCCGTCCGAAAGGCAAAACAAAATCTACCAAAGATTCAGACACAGATGTACCAATTCAAAGAGCACCTTCACCACCACCTAAGCCTCCAATAATAGAGATTCCTGAAAAGCCAACAACTACTTCTGTGATGATTGAATCTTCAGTTCCTTCTCCATCAAAAGCTTCAACACCATATCACACTCCACAACCTTCTCCATCCAAAACTTCAACACCATTTCACactccatcaccatcaccattaCTCCAACATTCTATAGTGTCCTCTTCTCCCAAGACTCCACCAAAGCTTGCTACCCAAGAAACCACAAGGCCtgaacaagaagaggaaaacAAGGATGTCTCTGAGCCAAAGATAATGTCAATTGAGCCTCAAGACTCTCAGCAACAAGTCTCTAAAACCGAACCAGCTTCTAATCAACCTCCTACTTCTCAATTGCCTCCATTAGCAGAGCCAACCAGCGAGGCGTTAAAGCGCGACACTGAAGAAAGAACTCTGCCTGCATTGCCTGAttctgaagaggaagaagagaagattgTAGAGGCAGTGTCTGAGTTTGAGCCTGTGCCTCAAGAAACCGAAACAAAAGCAAAATCACCTTTGAAAACCATCCCCAATTCACCTCAGATGCCAACACAGCCTCCAGATTTCAAATCACAAACTTCTTTTAAGCCTTCATCTCCAGTTTCTAAAACCGAACCAACCTTTGATGAACCTCCACCTCCTCAATTACCTCCTTTAGCAGCGCGAACCAGCGAGGCGTTAATGCGCGATGCTGACGAAAGAACTCTGCCTGCATTGCCTAGTTCTCAAggggaaaaagagaaaattgttGAGGCTGTGTCTGAGCTTGAGCCTGTGCCTCAAGAATTTGAACCAGAAACCTCTTTTAAGTCTTCATCTCCAATTTCTAAAACTGAACCAACCTTTGATCAGCCAAGTATTCAAGAAAGCACTTTGCCTTCATTACTTGCCTCTCAAGAAACCGAATCAAAAGCTGTCTCTTTTCATCATGAACCAACCTCTGATCAATCCCTTTTGGCGTTGCCGAAAGAAGCTGAGCTTAAGATGAAGTCACCATTGAATACCATCCCAAAGTTGCCTGAGGAATCTTCTAGACATGAAATGGAACAAACAACATCGACAGAAAAGAAGTTTGATTTGCATGGTGCTGCTGAGAGTTCCAAGCCCTCTTTGAAACCACAAAGCAAGTTACTTGAGCCTcaagaaaaggagaaagaggTCCATGAACATGTTAAAGCAAGAAAATCCAAAGGCATATCCACTAGCCAACCAATTCTACATACCATAGCATCTAGTTCAGGAACAAAGAGCAATAAGGATCCATTCTCTGAGGTGTTTCGTCCGCGATGCAGAACACAACGAGTAGTAGAGAGAAACTTGATGTTTGCAACTTCCAAGTTTATGTCAAGCATCTCACCAGAAAAGGCTGCATTTCATAAAGGCATCGTAGGCGATGTTTCGAAGTTTGTTCACAAACTATCCACTGAGGAACAAACACAGGTTGTGACACTGGCTGGGGAGAACAGAGGAGCCACAATGGAAGTTGATAATTTGGCGAAGAATGAGGCCGATGAGGCCGAAGAGGGCGAGCCGGAACAGAGCTCCCAGGTAATCACAGACATGGATGGAAACACTGAGAAAGATTTaaccaaggatgatgcatttgGGATGGCTTATGTCAACAGCAACATTCAAAGTATCAACAATTCAGTGATGGTTCATGGTTCAATCACCTAAAGATGATCAAAGACCTggaattcttcatcatttgtaGAGGAATATATGAAAGAATAAACATAGTTTGTATAAGATATtgtaacatataaaaaataaggaTTAAGTGTTATTTGCATTAGATATTGATACATTGAACTTAGACAAAAGATCATATGAGTTTAACAACATACACTTGTGCAATGTCACTTTTATTTGGAAATTGCTCAtatacaagaaaattaaaatggaaaGATATTCAGTACATTGAGATTACTTTGCAAATGTCTCTTATGATGTTACAAAACTAAGAAACTTGAGAATGAAAGCACTCATTAGAACAAGATTTGTTTGACCagattctctcttttcttttcttgcaagATACATTGTGATCATTCGCAAGCCGGTTTGGTGTCGAAGCTGCTTAAACAGATTGCGAAGGCTTGAAAGGCCGAAAGGGGATACCGGTAATCCATGGTGAATATGTCCTTCCCAATCTTTCCAAATTGTAGTATCACTTTCTCTTGTTCCGCAGTCGAAACATTTTGAGAAGGCTCTACAGCTGCTACAAGCTGAAAGTTCTTAACAGACGCAACTGTGACTCTGCCCTTGAAATTCAAGCACCAACATTGAAGTTGCTCATGCCATCTAGGAGCCTTGTTTTTCAAAACAAGTTCTCTTGCACAATGGCTTGATTCTGGAGTACTGAGAGTACTAGCTGACCCGGTTTCAGTTACTGGCTTCTTCGCTTTGGAGAGAGACAGAGTAGTACATTCATGATCATTCAAGAAATTGGTGAAATTTAAAGGAGTTGGAGCAGTTCCTCCTTCTTGGATTGATGATACAGGGATTGAATGCATTGCACATCGCATTCGCC
This portion of the Arachis duranensis cultivar V14167 chromosome 6, aradu.V14167.gnm2.J7QH, whole genome shotgun sequence genome encodes:
- the LOC107472279 gene encoding pentatricopeptide repeat-containing protein At5g65560, giving the protein MSWRTLFSRHKKLTPFLQFSQNAPFRSSIFHPLPFPPSTATATSRNFHSSRVTAQLGAQLGSQLRNSLVPSGSIADEEDADGTMNEFLSRFVWMMRKKVRESYPDSDKGTVDTMLLVIVERVVSELEKGGFDGVLGAATATFRPGDNGDFSEDLWRTVWEVSNNVIEGMNKERKKEKMKGFLQCDEVKQMCRFAGEVGIRGDLLRELRFKWAREKMEEHEFYEGLECMRKEAEAEEHEEEEQGGTEHGDAGVGVAEEGGKVVGLPKRKGKIRYKIYGLDLSDPKWARVADRIHEAGEVMWPKEAKPITGKSKIVTENILKLKEEEGSDELLRLLAEWVELLQPSRVDWKSLLDGLKQQNPPLYYKVAEIVLTEDSFQTTISDYCRLIDAYAKENRFEDVERMVKKMNEKGMVPDASAATELLHMYCKAGNLERAKQAFEILKAQGFQPNVKVYTALIMAYVNSNDPAKGEYLLREMDTKDVKPTKEIYMALLRAFSKRGEVTGAERISTMMQFAGFQQTKETCTLLVEAHANAGNPDAARRNFDYMKNLGHKPDDRCTASMIVAYEKKNLLDKALELLLKLEKDGFVPGVATYSVLVDWMSRLLLVDEAEHLLGKIAQQGEAPPFKVQVSLCDMYARAGNEKKALQALGAVEARKDELEHADFERIIQSLLAGGFEQDARRMCGIMEAQGFALSESLRMALLKPSRKFPKFR
- the LOC107472265 gene encoding uncharacterized protein LOC107472265, whose translation is MTLKRQSFRLRIPWPFAPIGGPSTERPRRPKGKTKSTKDSDTDVPIQRAPSPPPKPPIIEIPEKPTTTSVMIESSVPSPSKASTPYHTPQPSPSKTSTPFHTPSPSPLLQHSIVSSSPKTPPKLATQETTRPEQEEENKDVSEPKIMSIEPQDSQQQVSKTEPASNQPPTSQLPPLAEPTSEALKRDTEERTLPALPDSEEEEEKIVEAVSEFEPVPQETETKAKSPLKTIPNSPQMPTQPPDFKSQTSFKPSSPVSKTEPTFDEPPPPQLPPLAARTSEALMRDADERTLPALPSSQGEKEKIVEAVSELEPVPQEFEPETSFKSSSPISKTEPTFDQPSIQESTLPSLLASQETESKAVSFHHEPTSDQSLLALPKEAELKMKSPLNTIPKLPEESSRHEMEQTTSTEKKFDLHGAAESSKPSLKPQSKLLEPQEKEKEVHEHVKARKSKGISTSQPILHTIASSSGTKSNKDPFSEVFRPRCRTQRVVERNLMFATSKFMSSISPEKAAFHKGIVGDVSKFVHKLSTEEQTQVVTLAGENRGATMEVDNLAKNEADEAEEGEPEQSSQVITDMDGNTEKDLTKDDAFGMAYVNSNIQSINNSVMVHGSIT